A genomic window from Streptomyces sp. 846.5 includes:
- a CDS encoding MFS transporter — MSIIRGAPAPQGPAAALLRLPDFRRLLRTRLLSQLTDGVFQVSLASYVVFSPERQPTPGAIASAFAVMLLPFCVIGPFAGPLLDRWRRRQILLYGNLVRLLLCLGTAVLVLLRVPTPVFFAAALLVTGANRFVLAGLSAALPQVVPAALLIGANAIAPTLGTIAATVGGGSGFLVRLVLPGGPGANASLLVLAALGYGSAALAAATMAPDLLGPQLSNRDRAGRAREPLATAVAATLRGLLAGLHHLVRDCRPAAWALGAVTVCRFCYGLLLVLLLMLCRNTFAAPDDQAAGIRWLGLALTASAFGFFAAALLTPWATRRIGVSPWLVGCAAAAAVLTPVLGLSFSPVPIMTAAFLLGLVSQAIKISTDTVVQTEVEDDYRGRVFAVYDVLFNASLVAAAAVAALVMSPSGRSVAVVLGSSALYAATAVAYGLTLRHKPPVSPCLGTPVPSDR, encoded by the coding sequence GTGTCGATCATCCGCGGTGCGCCCGCCCCCCAGGGCCCCGCCGCGGCCCTGCTGCGACTGCCCGACTTCCGCCGCCTGCTGCGCACCCGGCTGCTCTCCCAGCTCACCGACGGGGTCTTCCAGGTCTCGCTGGCGTCCTATGTGGTCTTCTCGCCGGAACGCCAGCCCACCCCGGGGGCCATCGCCTCCGCCTTCGCGGTGATGCTGCTGCCCTTCTGCGTCATCGGCCCGTTCGCCGGACCGCTGCTGGACCGCTGGCGACGGCGGCAGATCCTGCTGTACGGAAACCTGGTCCGGCTGCTGCTCTGCCTCGGCACCGCCGTCCTGGTCCTGCTGCGCGTCCCCACCCCGGTCTTCTTCGCGGCCGCCCTGCTGGTCACCGGCGCCAACCGATTCGTGCTGGCCGGCCTGTCGGCCGCGCTGCCGCAGGTCGTCCCGGCCGCCCTGCTCATCGGGGCCAACGCGATCGCACCCACGCTGGGCACCATCGCCGCCACCGTCGGCGGCGGATCCGGATTCCTGGTGCGGTTGGTCCTCCCCGGCGGCCCCGGGGCCAACGCCTCCCTGCTGGTGCTGGCCGCACTGGGGTACGGCAGCGCCGCCCTGGCGGCCGCCACCATGGCGCCGGACCTGCTGGGCCCACAGCTCTCGAACCGGGACCGGGCCGGACGGGCCCGGGAACCGCTGGCGACCGCGGTCGCCGCCACCCTGCGCGGACTGCTCGCCGGGCTGCACCACCTGGTGCGCGACTGCCGCCCGGCCGCATGGGCGCTGGGCGCCGTCACGGTCTGCCGCTTCTGCTACGGGCTGCTGCTGGTGCTGCTGCTGATGCTCTGCCGCAACACCTTCGCCGCCCCCGACGACCAGGCGGCCGGCATCCGCTGGCTGGGACTGGCCCTGACCGCCTCCGCGTTCGGCTTCTTCGCCGCCGCGCTGCTGACCCCCTGGGCGACCCGGCGGATCGGGGTGTCCCCGTGGCTGGTGGGCTGCGCGGCGGCGGCCGCGGTGCTCACTCCGGTGCTGGGCCTGTCCTTCTCCCCGGTCCCGATCATGACCGCCGCCTTCCTGCTGGGGCTGGTCTCCCAGGCCATCAAGATCAGCACGGACACCGTGGTACAGACCGAGGTGGAGGACGACTACCGCGGCCGGGTCTTCGCCGTCTACGACGTCCTCTTCAACGCGTCGCTGGTGGCGGCCGCCGCCGTCGCCGCCCTGGTGATGTCCCCGAGCGGCCGTTCGGTGGCGGTGGTGCTGGGCTCCTCGGCGCTCTACGCCGCCACCGCCGTGGCATACGGGCTGACGCTGCGTCACAAGCCACCGGTTTCACCCTGTCTGGGCACGCCGGTACCTTCTGACAGATGA
- a CDS encoding inositol-3-phosphate synthase yields MSSVRVAIVGVGNCAASLVQGVEYYKDADPNSRVPGLMHVQFGDYHVRDVEFVAAFDVDAKKVGLDLADAIGASENNTIKICDVPTTGVQVLRGPTNDGLGKYYRETIEESSEEPVDVVQVLKDRQVDVLVCYLPVGSEIAAKHYAQCAIDAKVAFVNALPVFIAGTKEWADKFTAAGVPIVGDDIKSQVGATITHRVMAKLFEDRGVLLERTMQLNVGGNMDFKNMLERDRLESKKISKTQAVTSQIVDRDLGAKNVHIGPSDYVAWLDDRKWAYVRLEGRAFGDVPLNLEYKLEVWDSPNSAGVIIDAVRAAKIAKDRGIGGPILSASSYLMKSPPVQYFDDEARDNVEKFIRGEVER; encoded by the coding sequence ATGAGTTCGGTTCGCGTAGCCATCGTAGGTGTGGGCAACTGCGCCGCCTCGCTTGTCCAGGGCGTCGAGTACTACAAGGACGCCGACCCGAACAGCCGCGTGCCGGGACTTATGCACGTGCAGTTCGGTGACTACCACGTCCGCGACGTCGAGTTCGTCGCCGCGTTCGACGTGGACGCCAAGAAGGTCGGGCTGGACCTCGCGGACGCCATCGGCGCCAGCGAGAACAACACCATCAAGATCTGCGACGTGCCGACCACCGGTGTCCAGGTCCTGCGTGGCCCGACCAACGACGGCCTCGGCAAGTACTACCGCGAGACCATCGAGGAGTCCTCGGAGGAGCCGGTCGACGTCGTCCAGGTCCTGAAGGACCGCCAGGTCGACGTGCTGGTCTGCTACCTCCCGGTGGGCTCGGAGATCGCGGCCAAGCACTACGCCCAGTGCGCCATCGACGCCAAGGTCGCCTTCGTCAATGCCCTCCCGGTCTTCATCGCCGGCACCAAGGAGTGGGCCGACAAGTTCACCGCGGCGGGCGTCCCGATCGTCGGCGACGACATCAAGTCGCAGGTCGGTGCGACCATCACGCACCGCGTGATGGCGAAGCTCTTCGAGGACCGCGGTGTCCTGCTGGAGCGCACCATGCAGCTGAACGTCGGCGGCAACATGGACTTCAAGAACATGCTGGAGCGCGACCGGCTGGAGTCCAAGAAGATCTCCAAGACGCAGGCCGTCACCTCGCAGATCGTGGACCGCGACCTGGGCGCCAAGAACGTCCACATCGGCCCGTCCGACTACGTGGCCTGGCTGGACGACCGCAAGTGGGCGTACGTCCGCCTTGAGGGCCGCGCCTTCGGCGACGTCCCGCTGAACCTGGAGTACAAGCTCGAGGTCTGGGACTCCCCGAACTCGGCCGGTGTCATCATCGACGCCGTCCGCGCCGCGAAGATCGCCAAGGACCGCGGCATCGGCGGCCCCATCCTCTCCGCGTCCAGCTACCTGATGAAGAGCCCGCCGGTCCAGTACTTCGACGACGAGGCACGCGACAACGTCGAGAAGTTCATCCGCGGCGAGGTCGAGCGCTGA
- a CDS encoding PadR family transcriptional regulator — translation MSRRSGILEFAVLGLLHDAPMHGYELRKRLNVLLGSFRAFSYGTLYPCLKGLVAQGFLVEDNPGTEYIPATALNGKRSKIVYRLTPEGKQRFEELLADSGPDAWEDEHFGVHFAFFGQTDRAVRMRVLEGRRSRLEERMERMRTSLARTRERLDGYTLELQRHGLESVEREVRWLNELIETERANRTGGTAPQISDGRERPAANAAPPPDRPARSPEER, via the coding sequence GTGAGCAGACGCTCCGGCATCCTTGAGTTCGCCGTCCTCGGGCTGCTCCACGATGCCCCGATGCACGGCTACGAACTGCGCAAACGCCTGAACGTGCTGCTTGGTTCCTTCCGTGCCTTCTCCTACGGCACGCTCTATCCGTGCCTCAAGGGGCTCGTCGCCCAGGGCTTCCTGGTCGAGGACAACCCCGGCACCGAGTACATCCCGGCCACCGCACTCAACGGCAAGCGGTCGAAGATCGTCTACCGGCTCACCCCGGAGGGCAAGCAGCGCTTCGAGGAGCTGCTCGCCGACTCCGGGCCCGACGCCTGGGAGGACGAGCACTTCGGCGTCCATTTCGCCTTCTTCGGTCAGACCGACCGAGCCGTGCGGATGCGGGTCCTGGAGGGCCGCCGCAGTCGCCTGGAGGAGCGGATGGAACGGATGCGCACCTCACTGGCGCGCACCCGGGAGCGTCTCGACGGCTACACCCTCGAACTCCAACGCCACGGCCTGGAGTCGGTGGAGCGCGAGGTCCGCTGGCTCAACGAGCTCATCGAGACCGAACGCGCCAACCGCACCGGCGGAACGGCCCCACAGATTTCGGACGGCAGGGAACGGCCGGCAGCCAATGCCGCACCGCCCCCCGACCGCCCGGCGCGCTCCCCCGAGGAGCGCTGA